DNA from Carboxydocella sporoproducens DSM 16521:
TTGCAGTAAAGTCTGCCAGCCCAGGGTCGTTGTAGTCCCATCAGCCTGTGCCGCTTGTTCCGCCAAATAGCGAAGATCTATTGACTTGAGACCGGGGCGCTGGTTTACGGCAATGGCCCTGGCAGCCTGCCTGAGTTCTTCTCCGACTGCCCTGAGAATAACTTGCCCTTCCGGCCACAGGCCAATCCGTTGCAAAATGAGCAAATTATGATAGATGCTTTCCACGGTATCAAACCAGAGCTGCCAGTGGTCATCTCCCAGCAGTTTTTGTTCCATTTCCCGCCGGTTTTCCTGCCAGAAACGCCAGGTGCTGCTGATTTTCTCCCCCAGCTGGCGCCATTGTTTCCACCCGGCTTCTTCTCCTTGCCCTGTAGTAGTTGCCAGCTGCTGCACAAGTTCTGCCATCTCCAGTAATACTTCACTCAACCGGGTGCGTACCACTTTCTCCAGGCGTGGTGGCCATAACAGGGCATTGACCAGCCAGGCTACAAAAATGCCCATCATAGTATCGAGAAATCTTCCCCAGGCAAAAACCCAGGGGTGGGTAGCCTGTTCCAGCACTACTGCTGTTAGAACTATCCCGGCTATGCTGATGGATTCCACCAGCCCCAGGAGATTACAGAGATAAATGGTCACCAGCAGCCCCAGGCCCAGGGCCCAGGGAGTGCTGCCCAGGCTGATGGCAGCCAGCGCCCCCGTAATGGCACCTACCACTGTTCCCAGCAGGCGGTTGATGCCCGCATCCAGGGAACTGCCCAGAGTTGATTGCATGACGACAATAACAGCGATTACCGCATAAAAAGGATAATCCAGATGAAAAATTCGGGCTATAACCATCGTCAGCGCTGCAGCTATTGCTGTTTTAATAATCCGTTTACCGATCACTGTTTCGCCTCCAGGTACTTGATCATTACTGCCATTTCCTTTTCCGTTAGCGGGATGACAGGCATCATTCCCTGGGACTGCCCGCTCCCGGAAAGTTTGGCTTTCAGCCCGGCAGCACCATTGCGCTGATAGGCTTCTCGCAAATCAGGGCCAATTTCCCCTCCTGTCCCGTCCAAACGATGGCAGAGTAAACATTGCTTATCGCGAAAAATAGCAGGTATTTGCTGGTTTTCCATCTCAGCCGTCCTATCTTTGCCCTGCAGCAGCCCTTGCTCCAGGAAGTACTCCATCAGCCTCTGGGTCTCTTCTTCCCCCAGGGGTACACTCACCATCAGCTGGTTCGCTGGCCTTTTCAACAGTTGCTTGAGCCGCTGCGGTGTGTAATCCCGCAAAAGCTGGGAAAGATCGGGAGCTATCTCTCCCCCCTGACCCTGCCAGCGATGGCAGTTCAGGCAAAAGTGTTCCAGCACCTCTCTGCCATCCTTGAAGGAAGGAGTCCGGGGCCGGACCATGGCTTTCAGCTCCAATCCCTGGTACAGCTGCCAGCCAATAGCCCCCAGGGGCAAGAGGGACAGAATCAGCATGGCCAGACCGAAGATCTGTTTTCTATCTTTCCCGAACAAAGCAAATCCAAGAAAAACCAGGCTGTTTAATAGTACAATGGCCAGGGAAAGCAGGGCCAGTTGCAGAAAAAGGGTATTACTCATGTTCCCACCTCCCGGCCAGGCGTATTACAGTCCCCTGTCCTGGTTCACTTTCAATGGTAAATTCCAGTCCGGCTTCTGCTGCCCGCTCTGCCATAATGGAAAGCCCGTAGGAGTTGGCTCCGGTCTGCTCCAGGTCAAAGCCCTGGCCATTATCAGCCAGCATCAACCACCAGCGCTGTTCCGCACAGCCCAGGCTGATATCCACCCGGCTGGCCCGGGCATGTTTGGCCACGTTATGCAGGGCTTCCTGCACAATCCGTACCACCTGTTGATAGGCTTTCGCCGGCAGCCGGGGTTCCTGGCCGGAATGATGGAGCTCCACTTGCAGGCCGTGGCGGCGGCCAAATTCCTGCCCATAGGAACGGAGAAAGGTCAAAAGTCCCTGGGTTGCATTAGTTGCTTTTAAGCTCCAGATAAAACTGCGCACTTCCTGCCAGAGGTCTTCTACTACCCCTACCAGTTCCGCAATCTCTGCCGCCGCCTCCTGGTGCCCCTCTAGAGGCAGGCATCGTCCCAGCTGATTCAACCTGATTTTGATATAAGCCAGTCCCTGCGCAATGCCATCGTGCATCTCCCTGGCTATTCGCAATCTTTCCCCGGCCAGGGCATTTGCTTCCTCATCCTGCCGCAGGCGCAGGTTATCCAGCAACAGGGCCAGGTTTCCTGACAGGGCCTGGATCACATAGGAACTTTCCCGTCCCGGCATCTGCTGCCAGCGGGCCACCAGCACCCCCTGTACTTTACCCCGGCTGAACAGGGGAAACAGTTCATATGTTGCTTCCTCAGCCGGCCACTGCCGGACCTGATTGGTTTCCGCTGCCCGCCAGACCTGAGGCCAGAGGCTGTCCCAGCTCTGCCAGCTATCCTGTTCAGGCAGCACCAGCCAGTTCCAGTTATCATCTTCCATTTTACCAGCTACCGCCAGCCCGGAGCAACCGGCCAGGGCCGCAAAATCCGCCAGCAGGCCGGCCAGCTGCTGATTTAGCTGACTATAGGTCAAGAGCTGCTGGCTTAAGGAGGCCAGCTGTGCTGTCAGTCGGTTTTTTTCCTCCAGCCGCTTTAAAAACCAGGCAATCAAGGCCAGCACCATCAGAGAGGAAACTAATCCCAGAACAGCTAGAACCAGGAGGCGTTCCCGGCGGTTTTTACTTGCCTGGCTGGCATCCAGCTGGATTTTGAGAGCAGCAATGGGAAAATGCCCCACATGCAGAGGGGCAATCAGCTCCTGCTGTCTCCAGGTGCTGCTGCCAGATTTCAAATCCATAAGTTCCAAAGTTGATACCGGCCGGCCGATCTGAGTGCGGTCCGTCGCCGCCACCACAAAATATTTTCCGTGAATGGGTGCCAGGAGCTGGATCTCCCTCAGTTCCGGATTCAGCTCCTGCAGGGAACGGAACAGCTGGTTATAACGGACTGTTTCCCGTAAATCCGCTTCCGTATTAACCTCAGCATCAATGGCCCGTACCAGGCCCAGCAGCTGGCTTTCCCGCTGCTTGCTTTCCCCTTCACCCCAGAGAATATTGATGAGGGCAAGAATAGTCCCCTGTATAATCAGAATACCAGCAGCTGTCAATAGTAATATGCGTTTCTTAGTAGTCATAAAAAACCCCCCTCAGGCAGTAATTCCTGCCCAGGGGGAAAAATCCTTTTGCCAGATTGAGAATAGTCCAAAAATAGTCCAATCGGACCGGTTAGAAGGTCAGCAGATAAATGAGGCGCAGGGCATGTTCAATTTCATCATTCATAATCCGGAAGAAAATATCCCGCAAATAATAGTTATGAGTTGCGAGATACAGTTCCCGATAAAATTCCACTGCGTCCGTTTCCGCTTTCAGGCGCTGCCGCAGGGCTTCCGTATATTCCCCTACCTGGGGCGGCTGGGGTTCAGGGGGTGGATTCATTCCCGTCAGTTCTTTGTAAACCATTTCCAGAGTGTGAGCGTGACAGTGCTCATCCCTGGCCATGTTTTTAATAATCTGTCTGGCCTCATCGGTAGGAGCTTTTTCTGCCAGCTGGTCATAGTACATGCCATCGGTGTGTTCCATTTTTATGGCTTCATAAATTTTTGTTGCCAGTTCATGGTATTCATGACAACCCATTGCAGGATACATAGGATAAGCCTCCTCTCAAAATCTTCGGCTAATCCAGTGTATCCCTTTTGGTTTTCTTGCGTGTCACCCTTTTAAAAAATAGGCAAAAGCCCAGGTATCATGTTATAATTTCCTTACTGGTAGCTGCATTAAATCCTGGCGCCGCACATCCCAGGGCCTGACACTGCCCTGCTGGCGACTGGCCCGAATTTGAGCTAGAGGCAGTTCCGCGATCAGGATCTGTTCCAGGCCAGGCTGACCTTCAGCCTGGATGCCCCGGGGTGGAAAACCGAGATCACAGGGGGTAAGCAGAGCCGCCCGGCCATGATGCTGTTCCAAACCCGGCACTTCCGGTAAAAAACCAATGGTAGGGCTGGCCACCACCCCTAGCTGCAATTCCACTGCCCTGGCCTGCAGACAGTAGCGCACGCGCCAGAAACCGGCCTCATCTTCCGTACAGTAGGGGCAACAGAGCAAGTCGGCCCCGGCCTCAGCCAGCGCTGCTGCAACTGTGGGAAACTCACTGTCATAACAAATCATCACTCCCACGGTGGCGTCTGGCAGGCTGGCCAGTACCAGCTCCTCTCCCGCAGTCAATTGCCAGTATTCCTGCTCCCAGGGAGTCAGGTGCAGTTTGGCCTGGGTCAATAGCCCTTTACCGGGTACAGCCAAATGGCAGACATTATAAAAGGCCTGTCCCTGGCGTTCTATCTGGCTGCCGGAAATGATCGCAATCTGATAAGCCTCGGCCAGGGTTTGCACCAGCTGGCGAAAGGGTTGGCTGTATTCTGCCCAGTGAAAGGGCATGTCCCGTTCCTGTTTCAGGTTATGCCGGGCCAGTAAGCCCCCGGTTACATATTCCGGAAACACCACCAGCCGGGCCCCGCTCTGGGCAGCAAAAGCTATCGTCTGACTATACTTTTTCTCAAACTCAGCCCAGGTTAATGGCTGCATCAACCACTGTACTGCTGCGATTTTCACCGTTCTTTCCCCTTTACTTTAAAACTAAGGAGGCAGGTAGCATGAAACTAACCCGTCTGGTCCCTACTGACCAGGGCTTTCGCCCGCTCGTGATTCGCAATTACACCCTGGCTGATATTCCCCAGCTGATCGACATCCAGCGGGAGTGTTTCCCGCCCCCTTTTCCCTCGGAACTGTGGTGGAATGAAGAGCAATTGACCAATCATGTCACTATCTTTCCCGCAGGCGCCCTCTGTGCGGAAATCGATGGCCAGCTGGTAGGGTCCATGACCGCCGTTCGCACCATGTTTGATCCCGACCAGCCGGAAAACTGGGCCACTGCTACTGACCAGGGCTATATCAAAGGCGCCTTTCATCCCCAGGGTAACGCCCTGTATGTAGTGGATATCAGTGTCCGCCCCGGCTGGCGCAAAGCGGGAATTG
Protein-coding regions in this window:
- a CDS encoding FUSC family protein, with translation MIGKRIIKTAIAAALTMVIARIFHLDYPFYAVIAVIVVMQSTLGSSLDAGINRLLGTVVGAITGALAAISLGSTPWALGLGLLVTIYLCNLLGLVESISIAGIVLTAVVLEQATHPWVFAWGRFLDTMMGIFVAWLVNALLWPPRLEKVVRTRLSEVLLEMAELVQQLATTTGQGEEAGWKQWRQLGEKISSTWRFWQENRREMEQKLLGDDHWQLWFDTVESIYHNLLILQRIGLWPEGQVILRAVGEELRQAARAIAVNQRPGLKSIDLRYLAEQAAQADGTTTTLGWQTLLQIARDLQKL
- a CDS encoding c-type cytochrome, which gives rise to MSNTLFLQLALLSLAIVLLNSLVFLGFALFGKDRKQIFGLAMLILSLLPLGAIGWQLYQGLELKAMVRPRTPSFKDGREVLEHFCLNCHRWQGQGGEIAPDLSQLLRDYTPQRLKQLLKRPANQLMVSVPLGEEETQRLMEYFLEQGLLQGKDRTAEMENQQIPAIFRDKQCLLCHRLDGTGGEIGPDLREAYQRNGAAGLKAKLSGSGQSQGMMPVIPLTEKEMAVMIKYLEAKQ
- a CDS encoding sensor histidine kinase; translation: MTTKKRILLLTAAGILIIQGTILALINILWGEGESKQRESQLLGLVRAIDAEVNTEADLRETVRYNQLFRSLQELNPELREIQLLAPIHGKYFVVAATDRTQIGRPVSTLELMDLKSGSSTWRQQELIAPLHVGHFPIAALKIQLDASQASKNRRERLLVLAVLGLVSSLMVLALIAWFLKRLEEKNRLTAQLASLSQQLLTYSQLNQQLAGLLADFAALAGCSGLAVAGKMEDDNWNWLVLPEQDSWQSWDSLWPQVWRAAETNQVRQWPAEEATYELFPLFSRGKVQGVLVARWQQMPGRESSYVIQALSGNLALLLDNLRLRQDEEANALAGERLRIAREMHDGIAQGLAYIKIRLNQLGRCLPLEGHQEAAAEIAELVGVVEDLWQEVRSFIWSLKATNATQGLLTFLRSYGQEFGRRHGLQVELHHSGQEPRLPAKAYQQVVRIVQEALHNVAKHARASRVDISLGCAEQRWWLMLADNGQGFDLEQTGANSYGLSIMAERAAEAGLEFTIESEPGQGTVIRLAGRWEHE
- a CDS encoding ferritin family protein, whose protein sequence is MYPAMGCHEYHELATKIYEAIKMEHTDGMYYDQLAEKAPTDEARQIIKNMARDEHCHAHTLEMVYKELTGMNPPPEPQPPQVGEYTEALRQRLKAETDAVEFYRELYLATHNYYLRDIFFRIMNDEIEHALRLIYLLTF
- a CDS encoding nitrilase-related carbon-nitrogen hydrolase codes for the protein MKIAAVQWLMQPLTWAEFEKKYSQTIAFAAQSGARLVVFPEYVTGGLLARHNLKQERDMPFHWAEYSQPFRQLVQTLAEAYQIAIISGSQIERQGQAFYNVCHLAVPGKGLLTQAKLHLTPWEQEYWQLTAGEELVLASLPDATVGVMICYDSEFPTVAAALAEAGADLLCCPYCTEDEAGFWRVRYCLQARAVELQLGVVASPTIGFLPEVPGLEQHHGRAALLTPCDLGFPPRGIQAEGQPGLEQILIAELPLAQIRASRQQGSVRPWDVRRQDLMQLPVRKL
- a CDS encoding GNAT family N-acetyltransferase — translated: MKLTRLVPTDQGFRPLVIRNYTLADIPQLIDIQRECFPPPFPSELWWNEEQLTNHVTIFPAGALCAEIDGQLVGSMTAVRTMFDPDQPENWATATDQGYIKGAFHPQGNALYVVDISVRPGWRKAGIGRALMEAMYATVVHLGVERLVGGGRLPGYHHYQDQLSAREYIDQVLAGKIADPVITFLLKCGRTPLALVPDYLEDDESGNYGLLMEWRNPFLQT